The Pseudomonas fragi DNA window CGGTGACCAGATACGCCTTGCCCCGCAACCACAAGAACCGGGTCTCCAGCAGCGCCAGCGGCTTGGGCGTGGCAATGCCCAGAAACGCCAGTCGATTGCCTTCACGCCAGGAATGCCAGGCCCGGCTCGGGCGCCAGAAGCGCTTGAGCCAGTGAGCAAAGCCCTTGATGTTGTAGCGCTTGATAACCAGCGTGCGGCCATCCACCTCAACCTTGCCGACACTGGCCGCGCCGCCGGTTTTGTACAGATGCCCATGATCGAGCAAGGCATCGGCCCGGGCCAGCACCGGCAGCATGGCCGGCTCTTCTTCGCGCCGAACGGCACGCAGGGCAAAGGCCCCCTGCTGCACGCTGAACAACGAACAATCGCGGCCGGTCTTGTTCAAGAAGTCATGCAGGCGCCAGGCCCGGACTTTTTCGACCTGCTTGAGCAACGCTTCCAGCGGCAAGGCGTGTTCGCCATTGCTCAGCAAGTAGTGCACCAGCAACTCTTCAATAAATGGCTCAAGGCTGATGGGCAACTGGGCGAAAAACACCCCGAGGTTTTCCAGCACCTTTTGTCGCGACAGCGGTTTACCCGCCTCGTCGACACAAATGCCCGCGCCGTCGATCAAGTACAGCTTGCCGCCCTGGCGCAGCAGGTTGTCCAGGTGCAGGTCTTCCTGCCACAGGCCCTTGAGGTGCATCTGGCCGATGGCCGTTAGAGCCTCGGCGAGCACGGCCACTTGTTCGTCAGCCAGTACCGGCAACGACGCAACGGCATCCCAGGCATCACCCAGGCTGTGCGCGCCCTCAAGAAACTCGAACAGCAGCCAGCCACCCTCACCTTCTTGCAAGCCATCGGCCAGCAACTGCGGCGTGGTCAGGCCCTGCTCAGCCAGCAGGCGCACCCCGTTCAACTCGCGCTGAAAGTTGCGCGCCGCCTTGGCACCCACCATCAGCTTGGCCAGCACGGTACGCCCGCGCCACACCCCGGCGCCGACATAGCGCTGGCCCGGCAAGACTCGCAACAAGCTCAGCAGTTGCAATTGCGCAGGCCCGGCCGCGTCGGCCAGTTCAATGCTCAGTGGCAAGCCCGGCGCACGGCCAGACTTTTGCAGTTCGGACAAACGCATCAGCGGGCTCCCTTGTGATTGCGCCGCAGATTCAGGCGCGCCAGCCAAGCGTCGACCAGGCCACTGTCCATCGGCTGGTCCAGATAAGCCGCGAGCAAGGCCCGCACCTCAGCTTCGCCCCAGGCATGGGCCCGACGCAGCAACGGCTCGATATCCTTGACCCGGTCACGCTGGCCCAGCAGCAAGGGCCGGGTTTTCTCCAGGTCGATCAGTTGCGCGCGATAACCCGCGCCATCGGCCTGCAAGAAGATGTGCTTGGGGTAAAAACAGCCATGCACCTGGCGTGCAGCGTGAACACGCCGGGCCAACAGCCCGCACTCGTGCACAATCGCCTGCTGTTGCGCAGGGGTCAGTTGCGGCCATTGCTCCAACAATGAGTCAAGGTCATGCCAACCGTCGAGCGCCCGGGTCAGCAGCACTGCAC harbors:
- a CDS encoding lipopolysaccharide kinase InaA family protein, with translation MRLSELQKSGRAPGLPLSIELADAAGPAQLQLLSLLRVLPGQRYVGAGVWRGRTVLAKLMVGAKAARNFQRELNGVRLLAEQGLTTPQLLADGLQEGEGGWLLFEFLEGAHSLGDAWDAVASLPVLADEQVAVLAEALTAIGQMHLKGLWQEDLHLDNLLRQGGKLYLIDGAGICVDEAGKPLSRQKVLENLGVFFAQLPISLEPFIEELLVHYLLSNGEHALPLEALLKQVEKVRAWRLHDFLNKTGRDCSLFSVQQGAFALRAVRREEEPAMLPVLARADALLDHGHLYKTGGAASVGKVEVDGRTLVIKRYNIKGFAHWLKRFWRPSRAWHSWREGNRLAFLGIATPKPLALLETRFLWLRGKAYLVTEHLPGPDIIERFAPYVEQGDAPEAELAALDRLFADLLRERISHGDLKGHNVFWADGRWALIDLDSMCQHRSASSFAAAYARDRARFMRNWPVGSALYQVIDGRLPKASG
- a CDS encoding lipopolysaccharide kinase InaA family protein, translated to MTDFIAEADRALLERNGLADFDALWAVQLEAVDEPNTSGGGWSSVFRMDLEGRGFYLKRQSNYLTRTLHSPLGEPTFAREFRNIQRYQQMGIPALEAVFFGERKVPGERRAVLLTRALDGWHDLDSLLEQWPQLTPAQQQAIVHECGLLARRVHAARQVHGCFYPKHIFLQADGAGYRAQLIDLEKTRPLLLGQRDRVKDIEPLLRRAHAWGEAEVRALLAAYLDQPMDSGLVDAWLARLNLRRNHKGAR